The genomic interval tactactactactactaggagtaataatcagaagaagagtaatgatgatagtaataataatgaactaataattaattagtaatatatataataaaatgtaatataatataataaaataataagtaataaaatataataaactaattgataatattcattcattcattcattttctaccgcttatcctcacgaggttcacgggggtgctggggcctatcccagctgtctttggggtggggtacaccctggactggtggccagccaatcacagggcacatatagacaaacaaccattcacactcacattcatacctatggacaatttggagtggctaattaacctagcatgttttttggaatgtgggaggaaaccggagtactggggggagaacatgcaaactccacacagagatggccgagggtggggaaagacaaaataagaaacaaaaagttaccacttccacacaaaataggaggagaactcattcattctttcattcattttctaccgcttatcctcacgagggtcgcggggggatgctggagcctatcccagctgtctttggggtggggtacaccctggactggtggccagccaatcacagggcacatatagacaaacaaccattcacactcacattcatacttatggacaatttggagtcgctaattaacctagcatgtttttggaatgtgggaggaaaccggcccCCGTGAGATTTTAGCGACGCCAACGTTTGCCCAACACATGTCCCCTAAAATGACTGCTAAGAACGTGCTAAGAAGTTCGAGAGGAACGCTTGTAAACATGGAGCTCAGCCACATGTGCCGAGCGTAAACTGAACGGCTCGGTGATGAAAGTTCAAGTCGCCATCGACGTCACCGTGGTAACCGCATGCACTCAATGTCGGGTTCTCCCCGTTTCAGATCAAGCGACGACTTGCAGTTTGGCTTCAGCTCCATCAATCTGCTGGAGGAGATCATCTCCGGTCAAGAGTGGGCCAAGTTCCTGAACCCCGCCCTCTCGGCTTCCTCGACCAATCAGAGACCACCAGAGGAGACGGTCAGCAGCCGCACCTCAATGTCTAATAATGACGGCCCAGATGCTTTGGTTCCGCACCAATCGGGAGGTTTGAACAGGGGGTGGAGCTTCAGGGGTAGCGAGTCACTGCCGGCTTATAACTTCCCTGCCGGAGGGAACATTCCAGAAATACGGGACAGCACTGGTCACGTGGAGGTTGACCCGTCAGAACCAATGGACCAAGGACAAAGCCCGGCACGTGAACGGCTGAAGGAGAGTGCACGGGTGCAAGCAAGATCTTCCAACGTGGAGGTAGATGCCAACATGAGAGCATCCAGAGGTTTGGTTGTGTGCTCAGAAAATGTGTGGATCTAACTTTTTGATGTTTGCAGCGTGCAGACGTTCTGGAAGACTCGCCAATCAACAGAGTCAGCAGGAAGAGACAACACCACTCAGAAGAGACGTCTCACCAGGGCTGGACTCAAGATGGACAAAGTGTGTCTCTAGGCTCCGCCTACATAAGAAGATCAGATGTTCATGTCTAATACGTGGAATTGTCTTTTATTCCAGATGGCTTCACGTCTTCGCTAAGCAGCCATTCCATGGATGACTCCCAGGAGCATCACCCCAGCGTCGTGTTCAGGCCAAATGGAAGCCCGGTTGGCCCCCCCGTTTCTCCTCGTGCTCCTACACCAACACGAGGTGTCCTCAGGAACTCAGCATTCCACAATTCAGATTCCTCACGGGAAAGCAAAAGGGTAAGTCATGGATACTCATCTTGCGTATCTGCCTGGCTTCCTGCAGACCGCAAAGAACTGAGCAGAAACATCTACATTTCCAGTTCAACCCCCCAGTATTATTCAGGATCAGCCTCCAATGTGTAGTTctcgtgtactgtatgtgacgGCCGTACTCATCTCATGTACTTTTTCTCGGCGTGTCTTTGGACCAGAGACGAGTGGAGCCCAACCGGCGGGTTCATTTTGCAGAGAAGGTGGAGTGGATACCGCCGGTCCAAGTGGAGGCGGAGGCTAGCGATTCGGAGGAGGACTATGGCACAGAAGGAGGCTCCGtcacggaggaggaggaggaggactacGAGGCGCCAGTGGAAATGAAGGAGGTGCCAACGCGCCGTCCTGCTCTTCCTGCGTGGATCCTGGCCCTGAAGAGGAAGAACACGGGCAGGAAGCGCCGATAGTTACTGCGCTCATGAAGATGCTAATctatatatacaatacatgtactgtatatacagtaatatatatactaatacGTATACTGTACCGTGTACAGCAGTGGACGCAAATGTTCATATTTCATTATCCGCTACTAAATCAGTGTTCAATCTGGATTCTGACCCATTTTCATTTTAGTCTTGAGCAAGAAGTTTTTTaacagtgaaaataaaaatattgtttcctATAATAAAAGTATCAGGAGgaattaaaagtatttttttacactgaaaTTTGAGTTTTCTTCTCGACTGTCGATGCATCATTTATAGAGCAACAACAACTTATTACTTCAAAATGAACAGCAGAATCGGATAAATTATcaaagtaacatttttttactgGCTAAGAATAtgaatcattattaataattaaatatcatAACGGCAAAAATAATGGTGATGTACTGTACTATTCAACTAAACattttacattaaatatattttagatgacaataa from Doryrhamphus excisus isolate RoL2022-K1 chromosome 23, RoL_Dexc_1.0, whole genome shotgun sequence carries:
- the zgc:113229 gene encoding uncharacterized protein zgc:113229; amino-acid sequence: MSQPGNPPDSQALLQSMLERLKLQHGRERQASPAWETDGPGPIQNHQRINEGFTNGYELDVPAERPAVSSVGRNQTHKDAETFQQYRGHFPHPLQKDNTCVDMVENTTLPQIFHASQGRPLRTGGGDKWDKVNGHEDTATGRDQGLKDTSGWSWGSTSFTTDNQDNKGFHAGNGLYGSLSKWRDMHMTPKKGGVATTRQKQRSSESKARRWTEKIKERWKERPGSRKGKEGFTDKMDDQGSTPKRLIVASNQDAGESLPWRHSGESPVTQSEEDTIDGFIRSSDDLQFGFSSINLLEEIISGQEWAKFLNPALSASSTNQRPPEETVSSRTSMSNNDGPDALVPHQSGGLNRGWSFRGSESLPAYNFPAGGNIPEIRDSTGHVEVDPSEPMDQGQSPARERLKESARVQARSSNVERADVLEDSPINRVSRKRQHHSEETSHQGWTQDGQNGFTSSLSSHSMDDSQEHHPSVVFRPNGSPVGPPVSPRAPTPTRGVLRNSAFHNSDSSRESKRRRVEPNRRVHFAEKVEWIPPVQVEAEASDSEEDYGTEGGSVTEEEEEDYEAPVEMKEVPTRRPALPAWILALKRKNTGRKRR